A genomic stretch from Myripristis murdjan chromosome 12, fMyrMur1.1, whole genome shotgun sequence includes:
- the zfyve16 gene encoding zinc finger FYVE domain-containing protein 16 encodes MDSFFKAAVCDLDKLLDDFELNTDELDCKSVLLMPSACPFSSLGSQRLSSEASTVSQNLPDLNSLHYGSAPSCPDRPASHNHSPSDSEVKGEPLIAVDLLSSVDHRPAKSSAPPCPDRALKPVCDLVNDTSSAILARANSHDAFSELDMVEKQMEAEGALLVDFNSPAVSGLSEEVGGLSLGADTDTEVQQASGVDSHELVGRYSASLSLLDVILPAAVERGNESADDSLSPGTVESADKEEEEDEEVASMKQQVDVSSNYCEQEAILSSDIVKGNAITEDNKEESQGSLDAGEAESPASLSTSDSEPVGLSCLPLAVSMCGALVNPKKTDEQSGQAAGQSNDAEISKSTEEESALEDREDSSHSEEPVNSAVSLSEQTAEGRVSPEEQHLSVGSPGAPSVDISSSHPPEPSSVDFLELGLDYLSESDRAELLVTDEELDAFLQAHADAQQVEGVSYCSRSEGISEVNGDLEDRLVEEELRSCGRVRQEELEGLASPESDRTICMSVEGSFNPALPSLSQDSCQLDTELPSSVSHTLTNNTYQSQHSGSPDPQPPYGGARPKQLHCQAARSPPAGGDVEEEKTQPPSDTSEGPSAIEDEGNSPTSPPSPNPTEDPSNSSEPSPVYAPQELQGIVGYDELSEPPPYPGEPSRDGARTVDEKGEDMEGLGCRQPTWVPDAEAPNCMKCLQRFTFTKRRHHCRACGKVYCAGCCNRKCKLKYLEKEARVCIICFETIHRAQALERMMSPTGPSPNPNVPSEYCSTIPPLQQARAAGTLNSPPPTVMVPVSVLKHPSNDSCPREQKRVWFADGILPNGEVADTTKLSVTSRRSPQESSGTSPDPMTSSPAGSEGGVAGSVAPEASGTVEAVRPLVSGPWDYALLCAISSSVERMPTLLPENEEELPPLLIITGEDEAGDVLVEERPAPCQILLLLEEGGPRPLTFVLNANLLVNVKLVTYCGRRCWFFGSNGLQALGQKELVFLLECLPEEKTLPKDLFTLYLNIYQDAQKGKGFVEDLGNVTLTSSFLGSKEHGGMLFFSPTCQPLDGLTLPPQPFLFGLLIHRLEVPWAKVFPLRLLLRLGAEHSAYPTTLISVRFRDSVYRETGHTIMNLLADLRNYQYSLPVVEGLRIHMEMGHSYVDIPKSRFNEMMKVVNASNEHVISIGASFSSEADSHLVCFQNEEGNYQTQANSMPGKTRTVTGASFVVFNGALKASSGFIAKSSIVEDGLMVQIPPETMESLRTALREQTDFQIPCGKNDGGELRENVTVRWVNWSAPVNMGVTSGVDGRPLDGVHSVRMQQDTEFESDGRSIRCTEVFYQLKNPDSCLATVLPSCSVFQKEMALATCSALTPHLAVLTASGINSLSLRVSTQADMVEYQAGSGSKLLPQRYMNELDSALIPVIHGGSASVPQTAMDMEFIFYITHTI; translated from the exons ATGGACAGCTTCTTCAAGGCAGCTGTGTGTGATCTGGACAAGCTGCTTGATGACTTTGAGCTCAATACAG ATGAACTTGACTGTAAATCAGTCCTCTTAATGCCCTCTGCATGCCCTTTTTCCTCACTGGGCTCCCAACGTTTATCCTCAGAAGCTTCCACAGTTTCGCAAAACCTCCCTGACCTTAATTCTCTTCATTATGGCTCTGCCCCAAGCTGTCCTGACCGCCCCGCCAGCCATAACCACAGTCCCAGTGACAGTGAAGTTAAAGGCGAACCTCTCATTGCAGTagatcttctctcctctgtggaTCACAGGCCAGCAAAAAGCTCTGCGCCCCCCTGCCCAGATCGAGCTCTGAAGCCCGTGTGTGACCTTGTCAATGACACAAGCTCTGCCATCCTGGCTAGGGCCAACAGCCATGATGCTTTCAGTGAGCTGGACATGGTCGAAAAGCAAATGGAGGCAGAGGGGGCTCTGCTTGTGGACTTCAATAGCCCGGCTGTAAGTGGACTTTCAGAGGAAGTAGGAGGACTAAGCCTGGGCGCTGATACTGACACAGAGGTTCAACAGGCCTCTGGAGTGGATTCTCACGAGCTGGTTGGTAGATATTCTGCCTCGCTCAGTCTGTTGGATGTTATTCTTCCTGCAGCAGTGGAGAGGGGCAATGAGTCTGCAGATGATTCACTGTCACCAGGGACCGTTGAGTCTGCtgacaaagaggaggaagaggatgaggaggtggcCAGCATGAAACAGCAAGTGGATGTCTCCTCCAACTACTGTGAGCAAGAAGCCATTCTTTCCAGTGATATTGTAAAAGGCAACGCAATAACAGAGGACAATAAAGAGGAGTCACAAGGATCCTTGGACGCTGGTGAGGCAGAGTCTCCTGCAAGTCTTAGCACCTCTGACAGTGAACCAGTGGGTTTGTCCTGCCTGCCCCTTGCTGTATCTATGTGTGGAGCACTGGTGAAtccaaaaaaaacagatgaacagTCTGGGCAAGCTGCTGGGCAGAGTAATGATGCAGAAATATCTaagagcacagaggaggaatCAGCcttggaggacagagaggataGCTCCCATTCAGAGGAGCCTGTTAACTCTGCAGTCTCCTTGTCTGAGCAGACTGCAGAGGGCAGGGTATCGCCGGAGGAGCAGCATCTCTCTGTTGGATCACCCGGTGCTCCTTCTGTGGACATTTCCTCCTCCCATCCCCCAGAACCCAGCTCAGTAGATTTTCTTGAGCTTGGCCTCGACTATCTGTCTGAGAGTGACCGGGCTGAGCTGCTGGTCACAGATGAGGAATTGGATGCATTCTTGCAGGCCCATGCAGATGCACAACAGGTGGAAGGTGTCTCTTATTGCAGCAGGTCTGAGGGTATCTCTGAAGTGAACGGGGATCTGGAGGACAGGCTGGTGGAAGAGGAGCTGAGGAGCTGTGGCCGGGTCAGACAGGAGGAACTAGAGGGCCTGGCTTCTCCAGAAAGTGACCGAACAATATGCATGTCTGTAGAGGGCAGTTTTAACCCTGCACTTCCTTCACTGTCACAGGACTCCTGCCAACTAGATACAGAACTGCCCTCCAGTGTGAGCCACACTTTGACCAACAACACTTATCAGTCCCAGCACAGTGGTAGCCCTGATCCACAGCCCCCCTATGGAGGTGCAAGACCTAAACAGCTACACTGCCAAGCCGCAAGATCTCCCCCAGCAGGAGGAGACGTAGAGGAGGAAAAGACTCAGCCTCCCAGTGATACTTCAGAAGGGCCAAGCGCAATAGAGGATGAAGGGAATTCACCCACATCCCCACCAAGCCCCAATCCTACAGAGGATCCTTCCAACAGCAGTGAGCCTAGCCCTGTGTATGCTCCTCAGGAGCTTCAGGGCATTGTGGGGTATGACGAACTCTCAGAGCCCCCACCTTACCCTGGGGAGCCATCCAGGGATGGTGCTAGGACTGTGGATGAGAAGGGAGAGGATATGGAGGGGCTGGGATGCCGGCAGCCTACCTGGGTGCCAGATGCTGAAGCACCAAACTGTATGAAATGCTTGCAGAGGTTCACCTTTACCAAGAGGCGGCATCACTGTAGAGCCTGTGGGAAG GTTTACTGTGCTGGTTGCTGCAACAGAAAATGTAAGCTGAAGTATCTGGAGAAAGAGGCCCGTGTGTGTATCATCTGCTTTGAAACCATACACAGAG CCCAGGCCCTAGAGCGGATGATGAGTCCTACGGGTCCCAGCCCAAATCCCAACGTCCCGTCTGAGTACTGCAGCACCATCCCCCCTTTGCAGCAGGCCCGTGCTGCAGGCACTCTGAACTCTCCTCCACCTACCGTCATGGTGCCTGTGTCTGTTCTCAAACACCCAAGCAATGACA GTTGTCCTCGTGAACAGAAACGCGTGTGGTTTGCTGATGGCATCTTGCCCAACGGAGAGGTGGCAGATACAACTAAGCTTTCAGTGACGAGCCGCAGGAGCCCACAGGAGTCCAGTGGTACCAGTCCAGACCCAATGACG TCTAGCCCAGCAGGCTCAGAAGGTGGGGTGGCAGGCTCAGTGGCCCCTGAGGCCTCTGGGACTGTCGAGGCGGTTCGACCCCTGGTGTCTGGACCCTGGGACTATGCCTTGTTGTGTGCTATCAGCTCTTCAGTGGAGAGGATGCCCACTCTGCTGCCGGAGAATGAGGAAGAACTCCCCCCGCTGCTCATCATCACTGGAGAGGACGAAGCAGGAG ATGTATTAGTTGAGGAAAGGCCTGCTCCCTGCCAGATTCTCCTTCTGTTAGAGGAGGGAGGGCCCCGGCCTTTGACCTTCGTTCTGAATGCCAACTTGCTAGTCAACGTGAAGCTGGTTACAT ACTGCGGTCGACGGTGCTGGTTTTTTGGCTCCaatggactgcaggctttgggccAGAAGGAGCTGGTGTTTTTGTTGGAATGTCTGCCAGAGGAGAAAACTCTGCCAAAAGACTTGTTCACACTTTATCTCAACATTTACCAAGATGCCCAAAAAG GGAAGGGATTTGTAGAGGACTTGGGTAACGTGACACTGACAAGCAGCTTCCTGGGTAGTAAGGAGCATGGCGGAatgctcttcttctctcccacCTGTCAGCCTCTGGACGGCCTGACTCTTCCTCCCCAGCCTTTTCTCTTCGGCCTGCTCATTCATAGATTGGAAGTGCCCTGGGCTAAAGTCTTCCCCCTCAGGCTGCTGCTAAGACTGGGAGCTGAACACAGTG cATACCCCACTACACTGATTAGCGTTCGCTTCAGGGACTCTGTGTATCGGGAGACGGGACACACCATTATGAATTTACTGGCT GACCTGAGGAACTACCAGTACAGTTTACCCGTTGTGGAGGGGCTGAGGATCCACATGGAGATGGGCCACAGCTATGTTGACATCCCCAAGAGTCGGTTCAATGAG atgatgaaggtggtgaaCGCATCTAATGAGCATGTCATCAGTATTGGAGCCAGTTTCAGCTCTGAGGCCGACTCTCACCTAGTGTGTTTCCAGAACGAGGAGGGAAACTATCAGACCCAAGCCAACAGCATGCCTGGCAAAACCCGCACAG TTACTGGGGCCAGTTTTGTGGTGTTCAATGGAGCGCTTAAAGCCTCTTCAGGGTTTATCGCCAAATCCAGCATTGTTGAGG atgGGTTGATGGTGCAAATTCCTCCAGAGACCATGGAGTCTCTGCGGACTGCTCTGCGGGAGCAGACAGACTTCCAGATACCCTGTGGCAAGAATGACGGAGGGGAACTCAGAGAAAATGTCACTGTTCGCTGGGTCAACTGGAGTGCACCTGTCAACATGGG TGTAACTAGTGGAGTTGATGGACGACCCCTCGATGGAGTGCACAGTGTGCGAATGCAGCAGGACACAGAGTTCGAGTCAGACGGACGCTCCATCAGATGCACCGAG GTATTCTACCAGTTGAAGAATCCCGACTCTTGCCTTGCGACAGTGCTGCCgtcctgcagtgtgtttcagaAGGAAATGGCTTTGGCGACGTGTAGCGCTCTGACTCCTCACCTTGCCGTGCTCACCGCCAGTGGCATAAACTCACTTTCTCTTCGAGTCTCCACACAGGCTGACATG GTGGAGTACCAGGCTGGTTCAGGGAGCAAGCTCCTCCCGCAGCGCTACATGAATGAGCTGGACAGCGCTCTGATCCCTGTCATCCATGGAGGTAGTGCAAGTGTACCACAGACTGCCATGGACATGGAGTTCATCTTCTACATCACACATACCATATAG